A portion of the Vulpes vulpes isolate BD-2025 chromosome 5, VulVul3, whole genome shotgun sequence genome contains these proteins:
- the CFAP45 gene encoding cilia- and flagella-associated protein 45 isoform X1 has product MPLSTTGVLSSSSTTSNRSRNRTRYRTKAVSSEVDESLFGGAKPLAQSDSPIVLLRDKHAIRKSLTALGLEHKPETIQLITRDLVRELIVPTKDPSGESLIMSPEEFARIKWASHVLTREEHEAREQALRKEKEAIVDAVTARKKVMKQKEMVWRNNKKLSDLEEVARERAQSLLQRANSLRLEQEEELKDLSKIILNAKCHAIRDAQILEKQLIQRELDAEEKRLDQMMEVERQKSVQRQEDLDRKRREERIRGRRHIVEQMEKNQEERSLLAEQREQEKEQMLEYMEQLQEEDLRDMEQRQQQKLQMQAEIKRINDENQKQKAELLAQEKLADQMVMEFTKKKMAREAEFEAEQERIRREKEKEIARLRAMQEKAQDYQAEQDALRAKRNQEVADREWRRKEKENAQKKVETEAKLRKSRLEQVALKEHALAVQVQRDRDEFERILRAQREQIEKERLEEETKATGRLRHANELRRQVRENQQKQVQDRIATFEEGRRLQEEAQKRRERIDDIKKKKIEELRATGLPEKYCIEAERKANILPPASVS; this is encoded by the exons CCTCTGGCCCAGAGTGACAGTCCCATCGTGCTCCTCCGAGATAAGCATGCCATTCGGAAGAGTCTCACTGCCTTGGGCTTGGAGCACAAGCCGGAGACCATCCAGCTCATCACCCGGGACCTGGTCCGGGAGCTCAT CGTGCCCACCAAGGATCCCTCCGGGGAGTCCCTCATCATGAGCCCCGAGGAGTTTGCACGCATCAAATGGGCGTCCCACGTCCTGACCAGGGAAGAGCACGAGGCCCGGGAGCAGGCCttaaggaaggagaaggaggccaTCGTG GATGCGGTGACCGCCCGCAAGAAGGTCATGAAGCAGAAGGAAATGGTGTGGAGGAACAACAAGAAGCTCAGTGACCTGGAGGAGGTGGCCAGGGAGAGGGCCCAGAGCCTCCTGCAGAGGGCCAACAGCCTGCgcctggagcaggaggaggagctcaAGGACCTGAGCAAG atcatCCTCAACGCCAAGTGCCACGCCATCCGGGATGCCCAAATCCTGGAGAAGCAGCTGATTCAAAGAGAACTGGATGCGGAGGAGAAGCGGCTGGATCAGATGATGGAGGTGGAGCGACAGAAATCGGTTCAAAGGCAGGAGGACCTGgacaggaagaggagggaggaaagaatccG AGGAAGACGGCACATTGTGGAGCAGATGGAAAAGAACCAGGAGGAGCGGTCGCTGCTTGCCGAGCAgcgggagcaggagaaggagcagatgcTTGAGTACATGGAGCAGCTCCAGGAGGAGGATCTAAGG GACATGGAGCAAAGGCAGCAGCAGAAACTGCAGATGCAAGCGGAGATCAAGCGCATTAATGACGAGAACCAGAAGCAGAAGGCAGAGCTGCTGGCCCAGGAGAAGCTGGCGGACCAGATGGTCATGGAGTTCACCAAGAAGAAGATG GCTCGAGAAGCGGAGTTTGAGGCTGAGCAGGAGCGAATacggagggagaaagagaaggagatcGCCCGTCTGAGAGCCATGCAGGAGAAGGCCCAGGACTACCAGGCAGAGCAG GATGCCTTGCGGGCCAAGCGCAACCAGGAGGTTGCAGACAGGGAGTGGcgcagaaaggaaaaggaaaacgcGCAGAAGAAGGTGGAGACAGAGGCCAAGCTGCGCAAAAGCCGGCTGGAGCAGGTGGCTCTCAAGGAGCACGCTCTGGCCGTTCAGGTGCAACGGGACCGGGATGAGTTCGAGAGGATTCTTCG GGCGCAGAGAGAGCAGATTGAGAAGGAGCGGCTGGAGGAGGAGACGAAGGCCACTGGGCGCCTGCGGCACGCCAACGAGCTGCGGCGCCAGGTGCGCGAGAACCAGCAGAAGCAGGTGCAGGACCGCATCGCCACCTTTGAGGAGGGCCGGCGCCTCCAAGAGGAGGCCCAGAAGCGGCGTGAGCGCATCGATgacatcaagaagaaaaagatcgAAGAGCTCAG AGCCACCGGCCTTCCCGAGAAGTACTGCATCGAGGCTGAGCGCAAAGCCAACATCCTGCCACCTGCCTCCGTGAGCTGA
- the CFAP45 gene encoding cilia- and flagella-associated protein 45 isoform X2 produces MSPEEFARIKWASHVLTREEHEAREQALRKEKEAIVDAVTARKKVMKQKEMVWRNNKKLSDLEEVARERAQSLLQRANSLRLEQEEELKDLSKIILNAKCHAIRDAQILEKQLIQRELDAEEKRLDQMMEVERQKSVQRQEDLDRKRREERIRGRRHIVEQMEKNQEERSLLAEQREQEKEQMLEYMEQLQEEDLRDMEQRQQQKLQMQAEIKRINDENQKQKAELLAQEKLADQMVMEFTKKKMAREAEFEAEQERIRREKEKEIARLRAMQEKAQDYQAEQDALRAKRNQEVADREWRRKEKENAQKKVETEAKLRKSRLEQVALKEHALAVQVQRDRDEFERILRAQREQIEKERLEEETKATGRLRHANELRRQVRENQQKQVQDRIATFEEGRRLQEEAQKRRERIDDIKKKKIEELRATGLPEKYCIEAERKANILPPASVS; encoded by the exons ATGAGCCCCGAGGAGTTTGCACGCATCAAATGGGCGTCCCACGTCCTGACCAGGGAAGAGCACGAGGCCCGGGAGCAGGCCttaaggaaggagaaggaggccaTCGTG GATGCGGTGACCGCCCGCAAGAAGGTCATGAAGCAGAAGGAAATGGTGTGGAGGAACAACAAGAAGCTCAGTGACCTGGAGGAGGTGGCCAGGGAGAGGGCCCAGAGCCTCCTGCAGAGGGCCAACAGCCTGCgcctggagcaggaggaggagctcaAGGACCTGAGCAAG atcatCCTCAACGCCAAGTGCCACGCCATCCGGGATGCCCAAATCCTGGAGAAGCAGCTGATTCAAAGAGAACTGGATGCGGAGGAGAAGCGGCTGGATCAGATGATGGAGGTGGAGCGACAGAAATCGGTTCAAAGGCAGGAGGACCTGgacaggaagaggagggaggaaagaatccG AGGAAGACGGCACATTGTGGAGCAGATGGAAAAGAACCAGGAGGAGCGGTCGCTGCTTGCCGAGCAgcgggagcaggagaaggagcagatgcTTGAGTACATGGAGCAGCTCCAGGAGGAGGATCTAAGG GACATGGAGCAAAGGCAGCAGCAGAAACTGCAGATGCAAGCGGAGATCAAGCGCATTAATGACGAGAACCAGAAGCAGAAGGCAGAGCTGCTGGCCCAGGAGAAGCTGGCGGACCAGATGGTCATGGAGTTCACCAAGAAGAAGATG GCTCGAGAAGCGGAGTTTGAGGCTGAGCAGGAGCGAATacggagggagaaagagaaggagatcGCCCGTCTGAGAGCCATGCAGGAGAAGGCCCAGGACTACCAGGCAGAGCAG GATGCCTTGCGGGCCAAGCGCAACCAGGAGGTTGCAGACAGGGAGTGGcgcagaaaggaaaaggaaaacgcGCAGAAGAAGGTGGAGACAGAGGCCAAGCTGCGCAAAAGCCGGCTGGAGCAGGTGGCTCTCAAGGAGCACGCTCTGGCCGTTCAGGTGCAACGGGACCGGGATGAGTTCGAGAGGATTCTTCG GGCGCAGAGAGAGCAGATTGAGAAGGAGCGGCTGGAGGAGGAGACGAAGGCCACTGGGCGCCTGCGGCACGCCAACGAGCTGCGGCGCCAGGTGCGCGAGAACCAGCAGAAGCAGGTGCAGGACCGCATCGCCACCTTTGAGGAGGGCCGGCGCCTCCAAGAGGAGGCCCAGAAGCGGCGTGAGCGCATCGATgacatcaagaagaaaaagatcgAAGAGCTCAG AGCCACCGGCCTTCCCGAGAAGTACTGCATCGAGGCTGAGCGCAAAGCCAACATCCTGCCACCTGCCTCCGTGAGCTGA
- the VSIG8 gene encoding V-set and immunoglobulin domain-containing protein 8, which yields MGVRGAFHLLLVCLSPALLSAVRINGDGQEVLYLAEGDNVRLGCPYILDPEDYGPNGLDIEWMQLNSDPSHRENVFLSYQDKRINHGNLPHLQQRVRFAASDPSQYDASINLMNLQVSDTATYECRVKKTTMASRKVIVTVQARPAVPMCWSEGHMTRGNDVVLKCFANGGTPPLSYKWAKISGHTHPYRAGSYHSQHSFHSELSYQESFHSSLNQGLNNGDLLLKDISSEDNGLYQCTVANHVGYSVCVVEVKVSDSRRIGMIIGAVLGSLLMLGCLLVGIWGLVCCCCGGAGAGGARGAFGYSNGGGVGGGACGDLASEIREDAEAPGCKAGGRGRSVSHLLGYPPQTVSRSLRRKFAPPPCGGPEDVALAPCAAAACEAGPSPVYVKVKSAEPADRAEGPGQQRTDGLLV from the exons ATGGGAGTTCGAGGAGCCTTTCACCTTCTTCTCGTGTGCCTGAGCCCAG CTCTGCTGTCCGCTGTGCGGATCAACGGGGACGGCCAGGAGGTCCTGTACTTGGCAGAAGGTGACAATGTGAGGCTGGGCTGCCCCTACATTCTGGACCCTGAAGACTATGGTCCCAACGGGCTGGACATCGAGTGGATGCAGCTCAATTCAGACCCCTCACATCGGGAGAATGTG TTCCTTAGTTACCAGGACAAGAGGATCAACCACGGCAACCTCCCCCACCTGCAGCAGAGGGTCCGCTTTGCAGCCTCGGACCCCAGTCAGTACGACGCATCCATCAACCTCATGAACCTGCAGGTGTCGGACACAGCCACCTATGAGTGCAGGGTGAAGAAGACCACCATGGCCAGCCGGAAGGTCATCGTCACCGTCCAAG CGCGGCCTGCGGTGCCCATGTGCTGGTCCGAGGGCCACATGACCCGCGGCAATGACGTGGTGCTGAAGTGCTTTGCCAACGGGGGCACCCCGCCTCTCTCCTACAAGTGGGCCAAGATCAGCGGGCACACCCACCCCTACCGCGCCGGCTCCTACCACTCCCAGCACAGCTTCCACTCGGAGCTCTCCTACCAGGAGTCCTTCCACAGCTCCCTGAACCAAG GTCTGAACAATGGGGACCTGCTGCTGAAAGACATCTCGAGCGAGGATAATGGGCTCTATCAGTGCACAGTGGCCAACCACGTGGGCTACAGTGTGTGCGTGGTGGAGGTGAAGGTCTCAG ACTCCCGGCGCATAGGCATGATCATAGGCGCAgtgctgggctctctgctcatgctGGGCTGTCTGCTGGTGGGCATCTGGGGGCTCGTCTGCTGCTGCtgcgggggcgccggggccggcGGCGCCCGCGGTGCCTTCGGCTACAGCAACGGCGGCGGGGTCGGCGGCGGGGCCTGCGGCGACTTGGCTAGTGAAATCAG AGAGGACGCCGAGGCGCCCGGGTGCAAGGCCGGCGGGCGCGGCCGCAGCGTCTCCCACCTGCTGGGGTACCCGCCGCAGACCGTCAGCCGCTCCCTGCGCCGCAAGTTCGCGCCCCCGCCCTGCGGCGGCCCCGAGGACGTGGCCCTGGCgccctgcgccgccgccgcctgcgAAGCGGGCCCCTCCCCGGTCTACGTCAAGGTCAAGAGCGCCGAGCCCGCCGACCGCGCCGAGGGGCCCGGGCAGCAGCGCACCGACGGCCTCCTGGTGTGA